A genomic window from Halorubrum trapanicum includes:
- a CDS encoding AAA domain-containing protein, whose protein sequence is MNVRGPIVSVGEARTVSTSYGERDLRELRVRPDRGAGDPVDVTLWGKWTETAEHAEPGMELLVTDPEEEEYRGETGYATTDESWVVLEPDFLVDVTGIRSWVQCPRMYYLNKLSGIPLNYPVVKGTIVHEVFGDLLRGMELEESVKDRVAEAGLELGLLGYETEEVEDEVRRNAAAVEGWLAQGTLSDEDTWRSEFTLISPTFGLKGRADALRRGTPVELKTGKNTKREPRFHDKVQAACYALMLDERGVDPDIGTLLYTKNTALDRNEESGDLAPAKEFTVGRGFLEFVVRERNALAAMEWRALNDPGERPTVPTGYEADATCSYCFEQDTCMVVSGRLDQESKAGQVGTPVPDAERDYFDRFYVALEEERRETHAEYRKLWEQTPEERAADDRALIDLEPVAQTEIDDARWELRARKPGDAVSKLREGDVALASDGDPVSGHAELGRITELGKDEVVVETDEPVEVRRLDVYPSEISVDRSLTALHDAVLKGESDRKDVIFGRREPEFRDPAERPPGSPGNPGSGDVDDPDVPDAYIGNNAAQNEAVELAVDAEDLALIHGPPGTGKTYTIARTIRALVEEGNRVLLSAFTNRAVDNALEALRDQGFDDVLRVGTETGVRGDMQDVRLVQRGEPNAKAAELRDAPVVAATTAACGSRVMRECEFDVALVDEASQLTEPGTHAAINRADRFVLVGDHEQLPPVVRAENDLQTSLFQRLIETYPDASVMLDRQYRMSQRIQAFASAEFYDGALRPATPEVAGQTLADLGVDPDALAPELTGGVGFVDPDGERDGNRNVREAERVAATVDAYVAAGVDPDDIGVIAPFRAQVAEIGRRTDVTVDTVDRFQGSSKEVVLVSFVATGDLDGPIFEDHRRVNVALTRAKKQLTIVGDADALGSDPFYARMLDWARR, encoded by the coding sequence GTGAACGTTCGCGGGCCGATCGTCTCCGTCGGAGAGGCGCGGACGGTGTCGACGTCGTACGGCGAGCGCGACCTCCGTGAGCTGCGGGTCCGGCCCGACCGCGGCGCGGGCGACCCGGTCGACGTGACGCTGTGGGGGAAGTGGACGGAGACGGCCGAGCACGCGGAGCCGGGAATGGAGCTGCTCGTCACCGACCCCGAGGAAGAGGAGTACCGCGGCGAGACGGGGTACGCGACGACCGACGAGTCGTGGGTCGTCTTAGAGCCCGACTTCCTCGTCGACGTGACCGGGATCCGGTCGTGGGTCCAGTGCCCGCGGATGTACTATTTAAATAAGCTCTCCGGGATCCCGCTCAACTACCCCGTGGTCAAGGGGACCATCGTCCACGAGGTGTTCGGGGACCTGCTCCGGGGGATGGAGCTGGAGGAGTCCGTCAAGGACCGCGTCGCCGAGGCGGGGCTCGAGCTCGGCCTCCTCGGCTACGAGACGGAGGAGGTGGAAGACGAGGTGCGCCGCAACGCCGCCGCCGTCGAGGGGTGGCTCGCGCAGGGAACCCTGAGCGACGAGGACACGTGGCGGTCGGAGTTCACCCTCATCTCGCCCACCTTCGGTTTAAAAGGGCGCGCGGACGCGCTCCGGCGCGGCACCCCGGTCGAGCTGAAGACCGGGAAGAACACCAAGCGCGAGCCGCGGTTCCACGACAAGGTCCAGGCCGCCTGCTACGCGCTGATGCTCGACGAGCGCGGCGTCGACCCCGACATCGGCACCCTGCTGTACACGAAGAACACCGCCCTCGACCGCAACGAGGAGTCGGGCGACCTCGCGCCCGCCAAGGAGTTCACCGTCGGACGCGGGTTCCTGGAGTTCGTCGTGCGCGAGCGCAACGCCCTCGCGGCGATGGAGTGGCGCGCGCTCAACGACCCCGGCGAGCGGCCGACGGTGCCGACGGGGTACGAGGCGGACGCGACGTGTAGCTACTGCTTCGAGCAGGACACGTGTATGGTCGTCTCCGGCCGCCTCGATCAGGAGTCGAAGGCGGGACAGGTCGGGACGCCGGTGCCCGACGCGGAGCGCGACTACTTCGACCGCTTCTACGTCGCCTTAGAGGAGGAGCGCCGCGAGACCCACGCCGAGTACCGGAAGCTGTGGGAGCAGACCCCCGAGGAGCGGGCGGCCGACGACCGCGCGCTGATCGACTTAGAGCCCGTCGCGCAGACCGAGATCGACGACGCCCGGTGGGAGCTCCGCGCCCGGAAGCCCGGCGACGCCGTCTCGAAGCTCCGCGAGGGCGACGTTGCGCTCGCGAGCGACGGCGACCCGGTCTCGGGGCACGCGGAGCTCGGACGGATCACCGAACTCGGGAAAGACGAGGTCGTCGTCGAGACGGACGAGCCGGTCGAGGTGCGCCGGCTCGACGTCTACCCCTCCGAGATCTCCGTCGACCGCTCGCTCACCGCGCTCCACGACGCGGTCCTGAAGGGCGAGTCCGACCGCAAGGACGTGATCTTCGGCCGGCGAGAGCCCGAGTTCCGGGACCCGGCCGAGCGACCGCCGGGCAGCCCCGGCAACCCCGGGAGCGGCGACGTCGACGACCCGGACGTCCCCGACGCGTACATCGGCAACAACGCGGCCCAGAACGAGGCGGTCGAGCTCGCGGTCGACGCCGAGGACCTGGCGCTGATCCACGGGCCGCCCGGCACCGGGAAGACGTACACCATCGCGCGGACGATCCGCGCCTTGGTCGAGGAGGGGAACCGCGTGCTCCTCTCCGCGTTCACGAACCGCGCGGTCGACAACGCCCTCGAAGCCCTCCGCGATCAGGGCTTTGACGACGTGCTCCGCGTGGGCACCGAGACCGGCGTCCGCGGCGACATGCAGGACGTGCGGCTCGTTCAGCGCGGCGAGCCGAACGCGAAGGCCGCCGAGCTGCGGGACGCGCCGGTCGTCGCCGCCACGACCGCGGCCTGCGGCTCCCGCGTCATGCGCGAGTGCGAGTTCGACGTGGCCCTCGTCGACGAGGCCTCCCAGCTCACGGAGCCGGGGACCCACGCAGCGATCAACCGCGCCGACCGGTTCGTGCTCGTCGGCGACCACGAGCAGCTCCCGCCGGTCGTCCGCGCGGAGAACGACCTCCAGACCTCCCTCTTCCAGCGGCTCATCGAGACGTACCCGGACGCGAGCGTCATGCTCGACCGCCAGTACCGGATGAGCCAGCGCATCCAGGCGTTCGCCTCCGCGGAGTTCTACGACGGCGCGCTCCGCCCCGCGACCCCCGAGGTGGCCGGGCAGACGCTCGCGGACCTCGGCGTCGACCCGGACGCGCTCGCGCCGGAGCTGACCGGGGGCGTGGGGTTCGTCGACCCCGACGGCGAGCGCGACGGCAACCGGAACGTCCGCGAGGCCGAGCGCGTCGCCGCGACCGTCGACGCCTACGTCGCCGCGGGCGTCGACCCGGACGACATCGGCGTGATCGCCCCGTTCCGCGCGCAGGTCGCGGAGATCGGTCGCCGGACCGACGTGACCGTCGACACCGTCGACCGCTTCCAGGGCTCCTCGAAGGAGGTGGTCCTCGTTTCCTTCGTGGCGACCGGCGACCTCGACGGCCCCATCTTCGAGGACCACCGCCGCGTGAACGTCGCGCTCACCCGGGCGAAAAAGCAGCTGACGATCGTCGGCGACGCCGACGCGCTCGGCTCCGACCCCTTCTACGCGCGGATGCTCGACTGGGCACGGCGCTGA
- the hisI gene encoding phosphoribosyl-AMP cyclohydrolase produces MSDADAEAEPIDVDFGEDGLVPAVAQDADSGEVLMLAYVSPEALSRTRETGEAHYYSRSREELWHKGGTSGHTQSVREVRVDCDADTLLYLVDQAGGACHTGHRSCFHRTIDGEHVGERVFDPDEVY; encoded by the coding sequence ATGAGTGACGCCGACGCGGAGGCCGAGCCGATCGACGTCGACTTCGGCGAGGACGGGCTGGTCCCGGCGGTCGCCCAGGACGCCGACTCCGGCGAGGTGCTGATGCTCGCGTACGTCTCGCCCGAGGCGCTCTCGCGGACCCGCGAGACCGGCGAGGCCCACTACTACTCCCGGTCCCGCGAGGAGCTATGGCACAAGGGAGGCACCTCCGGCCACACCCAGTCGGTCCGTGAGGTCCGGGTCGACTGCGACGCCGACACCCTCCTGTACCTCGTCGACCAGGCGGGCGGCGCCTGTCACACCGGCCACCGGTCGTGTTTCCACCGGACGATAGACGGCGAACACGTCGGTGAGCGCGTCTTCGACCCGGACGAGGTGTACTGA
- a CDS encoding GNAT family N-acetyltransferase has translation MAGGDPRVRQGRTADADRIRELQSHLRQPSPDLLEYGLAVGAARVSVADGRVVGYLLPVDAPNRPGVHLAELVVAPPFRREGRARGLLRAAIADADGPVTLQAHPDNDAALSLYESLGFEVVERRPDAYADGDALVLRLG, from the coding sequence ATGGCGGGCGGAGACCCCCGAGTCCGCCAGGGACGGACCGCCGACGCCGACCGGATCCGCGAGCTCCAGTCGCACCTCCGGCAGCCGAGCCCTGACCTGTTGGAGTACGGGCTCGCGGTGGGCGCCGCCCGCGTGAGCGTCGCCGACGGCCGCGTCGTCGGCTACCTGCTCCCGGTGGACGCGCCGAACCGACCGGGCGTTCACCTCGCCGAACTCGTCGTCGCGCCCCCCTTCCGCCGGGAGGGGCGCGCTCGCGGGCTCCTCCGCGCGGCCATCGCCGACGCCGACGGCCCGGTAACGCTCCAGGCGCACCCGGACAACGACGCGGCGCTCTCCCTCTACGAATCGCTCGGCTTCGAGGTCGTCGAGCGGCGGCCGGACGCGTACGCCGACGGCGACGCGCTCGTCCTGCGGCTGGGATAG
- a CDS encoding DUF92 domain-containing protein yields the protein MIRRLRRASVFAAVAALAVLAPSLETAAAVPFFAVAGAAFFGVRDGEWFETLALPGDREEERLYGFVSFALAGAGLALFASLPRAPLPYEAFAAAALAVGVGRLGRSLVSRRTTDEFPLVAGYVAAGTAAALAGQVGVRLQTGAPVDAETVPLLVFLAAAAALTAALVRSLVFSRDAHITTILVAFATWGFLALEPTVDAPLIVAGLAVTGALGYVSFAIGTASVAGMLTGVVSALLAVVLGGVGWFLTLMSFYAVGGLASKYRFDEKAARGVAQENEGARGTGNVLANSAVALAAVVGYAAAPHLAVPAAPFGFAFAGATATAMADTLSSEIGGLYDGPRLVTTLRRVEPGTDGAITWQGELAGLSGALLVGALAAGGAPVLDPVAAGGVAAGGAVVAAGVAGMTVDSLLGALIEGDRVGNQAVNFLATLGGAVVAVACWAVV from the coding sequence GTGATACGGAGGCTCCGACGCGCGAGCGTCTTCGCCGCGGTGGCCGCGCTCGCGGTCCTCGCGCCGTCGCTCGAGACCGCCGCCGCCGTCCCCTTCTTCGCCGTCGCCGGCGCGGCCTTCTTCGGCGTCCGCGACGGGGAGTGGTTCGAGACGCTCGCGCTGCCCGGCGACCGCGAGGAAGAGCGCCTCTACGGGTTCGTCTCCTTCGCGCTCGCCGGCGCGGGCCTCGCGCTGTTCGCCTCGCTGCCGCGCGCGCCGCTGCCGTACGAGGCGTTCGCGGCCGCGGCGCTCGCCGTCGGCGTCGGTCGCCTCGGTCGGTCGCTCGTCTCCCGCCGAACGACCGACGAGTTCCCGCTCGTCGCCGGCTACGTCGCCGCCGGGACGGCCGCCGCCCTCGCCGGACAGGTCGGGGTGCGGCTCCAGACCGGCGCCCCCGTCGACGCGGAGACGGTTCCCCTCCTCGTCTTCCTCGCCGCGGCGGCCGCGCTGACGGCGGCGTTGGTCCGCTCGCTCGTGTTCTCCCGGGACGCGCACATCACGACGATCCTCGTCGCGTTCGCGACGTGGGGGTTCCTCGCTTTAGAGCCGACCGTCGACGCCCCGCTCATCGTCGCCGGCCTCGCGGTGACCGGCGCGCTCGGCTACGTCTCCTTCGCCATCGGCACCGCCTCGGTGGCGGGGATGCTCACCGGCGTCGTCTCGGCGCTGCTCGCCGTCGTCCTCGGCGGCGTCGGCTGGTTCCTCACCCTCATGTCCTTCTACGCGGTCGGCGGCCTCGCCTCGAAGTACCGGTTCGACGAGAAGGCGGCCCGGGGGGTCGCCCAGGAGAACGAGGGGGCCCGCGGCACCGGCAACGTGCTGGCGAACTCCGCGGTCGCGCTCGCGGCCGTGGTCGGCTACGCGGCCGCGCCGCACCTCGCCGTCCCGGCCGCCCCCTTCGGGTTCGCGTTCGCGGGCGCGACGGCGACCGCGATGGCCGACACGCTCTCCTCGGAGATCGGCGGCCTCTACGACGGGCCGCGGCTGGTGACGACGCTCCGCCGCGTCGAGCCCGGCACCGACGGCGCGATCACCTGGCAGGGCGAGCTGGCGGGCCTCTCCGGCGCCCTCCTCGTCGGCGCCCTCGCCGCCGGCGGGGCGCCGGTGCTCGACCCGGTCGCCGCGGGCGGCGTCGCCGCGGGCGGGGCCGTCGTCGCCGCGGGCGTCGCCGGGATGACCGTCGACAGCCTCCTCGGCGCTCTGATCGAGGGCGACCGGGTCGGCAATCAGGCCGTGAACTTCCTCGCGACGCTCGGCGGCGCGGTCGTCGCCGTCGCGTGCTGGGCGGTGGTGTGA
- a CDS encoding HAD-IIA family hydrolase: MTYSGAVIDVDGTVVRGDDPIPGAPAGYRRLREAGIEPLFVSNNPTKAPPAYVDRLGAAGYDVDADRVFTAGSVTTRYLRARHADDDLLCIAAPGLLDQFAEAGLSTTDDVDAADALVASIDHEFDYDDLCTALWALERDIPFIGTDPDVVIPAPERDVPGSGAVINAIAGVAEREPDAVLGKPSDTAIEMVRERLPYPAEECLVVGDRLDTDVALGERAGMTTVLVRSGVTDDDDLAASEIEPDHVIDHLGEIDRVIG, from the coding sequence ATGACATACAGCGGCGCCGTCATCGACGTCGACGGCACGGTCGTGCGCGGCGACGATCCGATCCCGGGCGCCCCGGCGGGGTACCGGCGGCTCCGCGAGGCCGGAATCGAGCCCCTGTTCGTCTCGAACAACCCGACGAAGGCGCCGCCGGCGTACGTCGACCGCCTCGGCGCGGCGGGGTACGACGTCGACGCCGACCGCGTCTTCACCGCGGGCAGCGTGACGACGCGGTACCTCCGAGCGCGCCACGCTGACGACGACCTGCTCTGTATCGCCGCCCCGGGACTGCTCGACCAGTTCGCAGAGGCCGGGCTCTCGACGACCGACGACGTCGACGCCGCCGACGCCCTGGTCGCCTCCATCGACCACGAGTTCGACTACGACGACCTCTGTACCGCGCTGTGGGCCTTAGAGCGCGACATCCCGTTCATCGGCACCGATCCGGACGTAGTGATCCCGGCGCCCGAGCGCGACGTACCCGGGTCCGGCGCCGTGATCAACGCGATCGCGGGCGTCGCCGAGCGCGAGCCCGACGCCGTCCTCGGCAAGCCCTCGGACACCGCGATCGAGATGGTGCGCGAGCGGCTCCCCTACCCCGCCGAGGAGTGTCTCGTCGTCGGCGATCGGCTCGACACGGACGTCGCGCTCGGCGAGCGCGCCGGGATGACGACCGTCCTCGTCCGCTCGGGCGTCACCGACGACGACGACCTCGCGGCCTCGGAGATCGAACCGGATCACGTGATCGACCATCTCGGCGAGATCGACCGCGTCATCGGCTGA
- a CDS encoding GTP cyclohydrolase III: MTTTQVTLVQIDNYGPWTTTPEPRREMDLQTLQSRLFADVAQFLGHRDAYVFFTRFDNMIAVTNGVDGAAHATLQESIGNRYPVSVSLGTAVAERPVDALEAANRRLQTEGSAQDESRTEVLAGEYLSETDRSDLQVAHFDVVNATGKYTDRLNEFDTFINIERAYGSLMRHLREAHGALSFFVGGDNVVAVCPDLPESAFSSAVAHVADDVDIELQVGVGRGASAHEAGFAAKHALEDCRHDGTSVELFGAPAVSD; this comes from the coding sequence GTGACGACGACTCAGGTGACCCTCGTCCAGATCGACAACTACGGGCCGTGGACGACGACGCCGGAGCCGCGCCGAGAGATGGACCTCCAGACGCTCCAGTCGCGGCTGTTCGCCGACGTCGCCCAGTTCCTCGGCCACCGCGACGCCTACGTCTTCTTCACCCGCTTCGACAACATGATCGCGGTGACGAACGGCGTCGACGGCGCGGCCCACGCGACCCTTCAGGAGTCGATCGGCAACCGCTACCCGGTCAGCGTGAGCCTCGGGACCGCCGTCGCCGAGCGCCCCGTGGACGCGCTCGAAGCGGCGAACCGGCGGCTTCAGACGGAGGGGAGCGCCCAAGACGAGAGTCGGACCGAGGTGCTCGCCGGGGAGTACCTCTCGGAGACGGACCGGTCGGACCTCCAGGTCGCGCACTTCGACGTGGTCAACGCGACCGGCAAGTACACCGACCGCCTCAACGAGTTCGATACGTTCATCAACATCGAACGGGCGTACGGCTCGCTGATGCGCCACCTCCGCGAGGCGCACGGCGCCCTCTCCTTCTTCGTCGGCGGCGACAACGTCGTGGCCGTCTGCCCCGACCTCCCCGAGTCGGCGTTCTCGTCGGCGGTCGCCCACGTCGCGGACGACGTCGACATCGAGCTTCAGGTCGGCGTCGGCCGCGGTGCCTCCGCCCACGAGGCCGGCTTCGCGGCCAAACACGCGCTCGAAGACTGTCGACACGACGGGACGAGCGTCGAGCTGTTCGGCGCGCCCGCGGTCAGCGATTAG
- a CDS encoding 1,4-dihydroxy-2-naphthoyl-CoA synthase: MVSEIFDPDAWEPVTDEFDDITYHRAVDVPAVRIAFDRPAVRNAFRPGTVDELYAALDHARKQADVGTVLLTGNGPSEKDGGWAFCSGGDQSVRGGSGYEYRDDDEAGDDDDDLVREARAGRLHILEVQRLIRFMPKPVVAVVPGWAVGGGHSLHVVCDMTLASEEHGKFLQTDPDVGSFDGGFGSAYLAKQIGQKKAREVFFRGKTYSAEEAADMGMVNEVIPHEELEDVALEWADEMTRKSPTAMRMLKYAFNMADDGMVGQQVFAGEATRLAYMTEEAQEGRDAFLEGREPEFRDYPWHY, encoded by the coding sequence ATGGTCTCGGAGATCTTCGATCCCGACGCGTGGGAACCCGTCACCGACGAGTTCGACGACATCACCTACCACCGCGCCGTCGACGTCCCCGCGGTCCGGATCGCCTTCGACCGGCCCGCGGTCCGCAACGCGTTCCGGCCCGGCACGGTCGACGAGCTGTACGCCGCGCTCGATCACGCGCGCAAGCAGGCCGACGTGGGGACCGTCCTCCTCACCGGCAACGGCCCCTCCGAGAAGGACGGCGGCTGGGCGTTCTGCTCCGGCGGCGACCAGTCGGTCCGTGGCGGCTCCGGCTACGAGTACCGCGACGACGACGAGGCGGGCGACGACGACGACGACCTCGTCCGCGAGGCGCGCGCGGGTCGGCTCCACATCCTCGAAGTGCAGCGGCTGATCCGCTTCATGCCCAAGCCCGTCGTCGCGGTCGTCCCCGGCTGGGCGGTCGGCGGCGGCCACTCGCTGCACGTCGTCTGCGACATGACCCTCGCCAGCGAGGAGCACGGGAAGTTCCTCCAGACCGACCCCGACGTGGGCTCGTTCGACGGCGGGTTCGGCTCCGCGTATCTCGCGAAGCAGATCGGCCAGAAGAAGGCCCGCGAGGTGTTCTTCCGCGGGAAGACCTACTCCGCCGAGGAGGCCGCCGACATGGGGATGGTCAACGAGGTGATTCCGCACGAGGAGTTAGAGGACGTGGCGCTGGAGTGGGCCGACGAGATGACCCGGAAGTCGCCGACCGCGATGCGGATGCTGAAGTACGCGTTCAACATGGCCGACGACGGGATGGTCGGCCAGCAGGTGTTCGCCGGCGAGGCCACCCGGCTCGCGTACATGACCGAGGAGGCCCAGGAGGGCCGCGACGCGTTCTTAGAGGGCCGCGAACCGGAGTTCCGCGACTACCCTTGGCACTACTGA